One segment of Polyodon spathula isolate WHYD16114869_AA chromosome 20, ASM1765450v1, whole genome shotgun sequence DNA contains the following:
- the LOC121295842 gene encoding RNA-binding motif protein, X chromosome-like: MAEADRPGKLFVGGLNTETNEKALEQYFTKYGRVVEVLLMKDRETNKSRGFAFVTFENPADAKDAAREMNGKTLEGKPIKVEQATKPSFESALARRGPPSLHPRSRGPPRGPRGARGGPTRGMSPRGPPPMKRGPPIRNGGPPPKRSVPSGPMGRAPMSRERDPYGPPPPRRDAMMSRRDDYPSPRDDHYSTKDSYSSRDYISSRDSRDYAPPPRDYAYREYPHSSSREEYGGSMSRSYSDRDGYGGGRESRGYLERPSAGSYREPYDGYGNSRSAPPSRGPPPSYGGSGGSSRYDDYGSSSRDGYGSRDSYPSSRSDPYSASRGERIGRQERGPAPPLERGYPPRDSFSSSSRGAPRGARGGSRSDRGIGRSRY, translated from the exons ATGGCTGAGGCTGACCGACCAGGGAAACTCTTCGTTGGCGGCTTGAACACCGAGACAAACGAGAAGGCCCTCGAACAGTATTTCACCAAATACGGCAGAGTAGTCGAAG TGCTGTTGATGAAAGACCGTGAAACAAACAAATCCAgaggttttgcttttgtgacctttGAGAACCCAGCTGATGCAAAGGATGCTGCAAGGGAAATGAATGGAAAG ACCCTTGAGGGCAAACCAATCAAAGTAGAACAAGCAACAAAGCCGTCATTTGAATCGGCACTTGCTAGGCGGGGGCCACCATCCCTTCATCCAAGGAGCCGCGGACCGCCGAGAGGACCTAGAGGCGCTCGAGGAGGACCCACAAGAG GCATGTCACCTAGAGGTCCACCACCAATGAAGAGAGGGCCTCCCATTCGCAATGGTGGCCCTCCACCCAAGAGATCTGTTCCTTCAGGACCAATGGGACGGG CTCCCATGTCCAGGGAAAGGGATCCTTACGGTCCACCTCCTCCACGCAGAGACGCCATGATGTCCAGAAGAGACGATTATCCATCTCCAAGAGATGACCATTATAGTACCAAAGACAG TTACTCAAGCCGGGATTACATCAGCTCCAGAGATTCAAGAGACTATGCTCCACCCCCAAGGGACTATGCTTATCGCGAATACCCACATTCCAGTTCCCGCGAAGAATATGGAGGATCTATGTCACGGTCATACAG TGACCGTGATGGATATGGGGGTGGCCGTGAGTCTCGGGGCTACCTGGAACGTCCCAGTGCCGGTTCCTATAGGGAGCCATATGATGGCTACG GTAACTCGCGCAGCGCCCCACCTTCAAGGGGCCCTCCACCATCCTACGGTGGAAGCGGCGGAAGCAGTCGCTATGACGATTATGGCAGCAGTTCCCGAGATGGATATGGAAGTCGTGACAGTTACCCCAGCAGCAGAAGCGACCCGTACTCAGCCAGCCGTGGCGAGCGTATTGGCAGGCAGGAGCGGGGGCCAGCCCCACCACTCGAGAGAGGCTACCCTCCTCGTGATTCTTTCAGCAGCTCCAGCCGTGGCGCACCTAGGGGTGCCCGAGGAGGAAGTAGATCTGATAGGGGCATTGGCCGAAGCAGATATTAA